One genomic region from Podarcis raffonei isolate rPodRaf1 chromosome 16, rPodRaf1.pri, whole genome shotgun sequence encodes:
- the THOC5 gene encoding THO complex subunit 5 homolog encodes MSSDSSKKRKPKVIRTDGGPSEGKRGRPDTDQDAKYYSEEAEMDLRDPNKDYELYKETCQDLQRLMAEIQELKSKGNKDSASEIEERRIQSCVHFMTLKKLNRLAHIRLKKGRDQTHEAKQKVDAYHLQLQNLLYEVMHLQKEITKCLEFKSKHEEIELVSVEEFYKEAPAEISKPEITLADPHQQTLSRLDWELEQRKRLAEKYKESLANKEKILKEIEVKKEYLSNLQPRLNSIMQASLPVQEYLSMPFDQVHKQYETARHLPPPLYVLFVQASAYGQACDKKLAVAIEGNVEEAKALCKPPEDSQDDESDSDAEEEQTTKRRRPTLGVQLDDKRKEMLKRHPLSVTVDLKCKDGSLLLLTFYYLMNLNVMTTKAKVTAAAEMSMPISAGDLLCPDTLLSCLYPGDHGKRTPNPANQFQFDKVGIVSLNDYVAELGHPYLWVQKLGGLHFPKDQPQNPVIADNSLSASHMERTMKLLKMRLESRLALHKQFASLEHGILPVSSECQHLFPAKIVSRLVKWTALTYEDYLELSYTKDVVEAGLAEDTHLYYMALIERGTAKLQAAVVLNPGYSSMPPIFSLCLNWKGEKTNSNDDNIRAMESEVSVYYKELYGPKPGYQLLTNQLQRLCVVLDVYLETETHDNSVEGPKEFPQEKMCLRLVRGPSRMKPFKFNHPQGFFSHR; translated from the exons ATGTCGTCGGACTCCAGTAAGAAACGGAAGCCGAAGGTCATCCGGACAGATGGAGGCCCATCGGAAGGCAAGAGGGGCCGGCCAGACACTGATCAG GATGCCAAATATTACAGTGAAGAGGCTGAGATGGACCTGCGGGACCCCAACAAAGATTATGAACTTTACAAAGAGACCTGCCAGGACCTCCAGAGGCTTATGGCGGAAATCCAGGAACTGAAGAGCAAAGGCAACAAAGACAGt GCTTCCGAGATTGAGGAGCGTCGCATCCAAAGCTGTGTCCACTTCATGACCCTGAAGAAACTCAACCGTTTGGCTCACATCCGGTTAAAGAAGGGAAGGGATCAAACCCACGAG gcaaagcagaaagtGGATGCTTATCACCTGCAGCTTCAAAATCTGCTGTACGAAGTCATGCACCTGCAGAAGGAGATCACAAAATGCCTGGAATTTAA GTCCAAGCATGAGGAGATTGAGCTGGTGAGCGTGGAGGAGTTTTACAAGGAGGCCCCTGCAGAAATCAGCAAGCCGGAGATTACGCTCGCCGATCCCCACCAGCAGACACTCTCCCGCCTCGACTGGGAGCTGGAGCAGCGCAAGCG CCTGGCAGAGAAGTACAAAGAAAGTCTGGCAAACAAAGAGAAGATCCTGAAAGAGATAGAAGTGAAGAAGGAGTACCTCAGTAACCTCCAGCCTCGGCTCAACAGCATCATGCAG GCTTCGCTCCCTGTCCAGGAGTACCTTTCCATGCCTTTTGACCAGGTTCACAAGCAGTATGAGACGGCCAGGCATCTCCCGCCACCCCTCTATGTGCTCTTTGTCCAAGCCAGTGCCTACGGCCAGGCCTGTG ACAAGAAGCTGGCTGTGGCTATCGAAGGCAACGTGGAGGAAGCCAAAGCGCTCTGCAAACCTCCAGAGGACTCTCAGG ATGATGAGAGTGACTCGGATGCCGAGGAGGAGCAGACCACG AAGCGTCGCCGCCCAACCTTAGGGGTGCAGCTGGATGACAAGCGGAAGGAAATGCTCAAGAGGCACCCATTGTCCGTCACCGTTGACCTGAAATGCAAAG atggcagcctcctcctcctcaccttctACTATCTGATGAACCTCAACGTCATGACGACGAAAGCCAAGGTGACGGCAGCTGCGGAAATGTCCATGCCCATCAGTGCCGG AGACTTGCTGTGCCCCGACACCCTCCTGAGCTGCCTGTATCCTGGAGATCACGGAAAGAGGACTCCAAACCCCGCCAACCAGTTCCAGTTTGATAAAGTCGG GATCGTGTCCCTGAACGACTACGTTGCAGAACTGGGACACCCTTACCTGTGGGTGCAGAAGTTGGGGGGCCTGCATTTCCCCAAGGATCAGCCCCAG AATCCTGTGATTGCCGATAACTCACTGAGCGCTAGCCACATGGAGAGGACCATGAAATTGCTCAAGATGAGGCTGGAGTCCCGCCTTGCTCTACATAAGCAGTTTGCTTCCCTTG AACATGGCATTCTGCCGGTCTCCAGCGAGTGCCAGCATCTCTTTCCGGCAAAGATTGTGTCGCGGTTGGTGAAGTGGACAGCGCTCACGTACGAAGATTACCTG GAGCTGTCCTACACAAAAGATGTTGTCGAGGCCGGTTTGGCTGAGGACACACACCTGTACTACATGGCCCTGATAGAAAGAGGAACAG CCAAGCTGCAGGCAGCGGTGGTGCTGAATCCAGGCTACTCCTCCATGCCTCCCATCTTCAGCCTGTGCCTGAACTGGAAAGGGGAGAAAACCAACAGCAACGACGACAACATCCGG GCCATGGAGAGCGAGGTCTCTGTTTACTACAAAGAACTGTACGGTCCCAAGCCAGGCTACCAGCTCCTGACCAACCAGCTGCAGCGCTTGTGCGTCGTCCTGGATGTCTACCTTGAGACGGAGACCCACGACAACAGTGTGGAGGGGCCCAAGGAGTTTCCGCAGGAGAAAATGTGTCTGCGCCTCGTCAG gGGCCCCAGTCGGATGAAGCCCTTCAAGTTCAACCATCCTCAGGGTTTCTTCAGCCATCGCTGA